Proteins co-encoded in one Sphingopyxis sp. BE259 genomic window:
- a CDS encoding S9 family peptidase, producing MRGRWLGVLGFGLATGSAPVVAQEDEVARRFGTLAGVTQVSLSPDGAKLAFVAPSKGQANDLYVVDIADGATPRRILRASGDPEMLSWCRWATDARIICQVGGRQKYGDDIYGFTTLVSVDSAGGDVRTLSTRRGANALGIDLRGGSVIDWQPGPAGAVLVMRSHVREANRESASLIVKDDEGMGVDLMDATSGAIKVVEKPRRDAVEYITDGKGKVRIMGTQGQKGQTGYVSGVIRYFFKPGQGGDWQTLSAVNVLTNEGFDPVTVDAATDRAIGFAKVDGRLAVSAVRLDGSGRGDILFRHPEVDVDGLVRVGRERRVVGATYATDRRKMVTTDTKVAAMAGALSKALAGRDVYFLDASADESQWLVWAGSDVDAGRYYRYTPAAKQLRPLLEDRPMLADQALSPVKAIQYPAADGTVIPGYLTLPPGRTTAKGLPAIVMPHGGPSSRDEWGFDWLSQYFAARGFAVVQPNYRGSSGYGDQWYQNNGFQSWRTAIGDVTDAGRWLIREGADPAKLSIVGWSYGGYAALQSGVVAPDLFRSIVAIAPVTDLAELKLESEKYRSGSITRDFIGSGPHVREGSPAQNAEKIGVPVLMFHGTLDQNVDIEQARMMKRALAASGKTVELVEYPGLAHSLTDSDVRTAMLARITTFLAR from the coding sequence ATGCGGGGTCGCTGGCTGGGCGTGCTGGGGTTTGGACTGGCCACGGGTTCGGCACCGGTCGTGGCGCAAGAGGACGAAGTGGCGCGGCGCTTTGGCACGCTGGCCGGCGTCACCCAGGTCAGCCTGTCGCCGGATGGCGCCAAATTGGCGTTCGTCGCCCCGAGCAAGGGGCAGGCGAACGATCTTTATGTCGTCGACATCGCCGACGGCGCGACGCCGCGCCGCATATTGCGCGCCAGCGGCGACCCCGAAATGCTGTCCTGGTGTCGCTGGGCGACCGACGCCCGGATCATCTGCCAGGTTGGCGGCCGGCAGAAATATGGAGACGATATTTACGGCTTCACGACCTTGGTTAGTGTGGACTCCGCGGGCGGCGACGTTCGGACGTTGAGCACGCGGCGCGGCGCCAATGCGCTCGGCATCGATCTGCGCGGTGGCAGCGTGATCGATTGGCAGCCCGGCCCCGCCGGCGCCGTACTGGTGATGCGAAGCCATGTTCGCGAGGCCAACCGCGAGTCGGCGTCGCTGATCGTCAAGGATGACGAGGGCATGGGAGTCGATCTGATGGACGCCACCAGCGGCGCAATCAAGGTCGTCGAAAAACCCCGCCGCGACGCCGTCGAATATATAACCGACGGCAAGGGCAAGGTCCGGATCATGGGGACGCAGGGCCAAAAGGGGCAAACTGGCTATGTCAGTGGCGTGATCCGCTATTTTTTCAAGCCGGGCCAGGGCGGTGACTGGCAAACCCTCTCTGCCGTCAATGTCCTGACCAACGAGGGGTTCGACCCCGTGACCGTCGACGCCGCCACCGACCGCGCCATCGGCTTTGCCAAAGTGGACGGCCGCTTGGCGGTCAGCGCGGTCCGGCTCGACGGTAGCGGACGCGGCGATATCCTGTTTCGGCATCCCGAGGTTGATGTCGATGGACTGGTCCGCGTTGGGCGCGAGCGCCGGGTGGTCGGGGCCACTTACGCCACCGATCGTCGCAAGATGGTGACCACCGACACCAAGGTGGCGGCGATGGCCGGTGCATTATCCAAAGCGCTCGCGGGGCGCGACGTCTATTTCCTCGACGCTTCGGCGGATGAGAGTCAGTGGCTGGTCTGGGCGGGGTCGGATGTCGATGCCGGCCGCTATTATCGCTACACCCCCGCCGCAAAACAACTCCGCCCGCTGCTTGAGGATCGTCCGATGCTCGCCGACCAGGCGCTGTCGCCGGTCAAGGCGATCCAGTATCCGGCGGCCGACGGCACGGTGATTCCAGGCTATCTGACGCTGCCGCCCGGGCGCACGACTGCGAAGGGTCTGCCCGCTATCGTCATGCCGCACGGCGGGCCGTCGTCGCGCGACGAATGGGGGTTCGACTGGCTTTCGCAATATTTCGCGGCGCGCGGTTTTGCGGTGGTCCAGCCCAATTATCGCGGCTCTTCGGGCTATGGCGATCAATGGTACCAAAACAATGGTTTTCAATCGTGGCGGACCGCAATCGGCGATGTCACCGATGCCGGTCGCTGGTTGATCAGGGAAGGGGCCGACCCGGCAAAACTATCGATCGTCGGCTGGTCCTATGGTGGCTATGCGGCATTGCAATCGGGGGTCGTCGCGCCCGACCTGTTCCGTTCGATCGTCGCGATCGCTCCGGTCACCGATCTCGCCGAGCTGAAGCTCGAAAGCGAAAAATATCGATCGGGATCGATCACCCGCGATTTCATTGGTTCGGGTCCGCATGTTCGCGAAGGGTCGCCGGCGCAGAATGCGGAAAAAATTGGCGTTCCGGTGCTGATGTTTCACGGCACACTTGATCAGAATGTCGATATCGAACAGGCTCGCATGATGAAACGGGCGCTGGCGGCGTCGGGAAAGACCGTCGAATTGGTAGAATATCCCGGGCTGGCGCACAGCTTGACCGACAGCGACGTGCGAACCGCGATGCTGGCGCGCATCACGACCTTTCTGGCGCGTTAA
- the rpiB gene encoding ribose 5-phosphate isomerase B, with protein MRIAIASDHAAYELKALLADWLRGEGHAVEDLGTNGPDSVDYPDYGYALGEAMAAGRADRGVALCGSGIGISISVNRNPAARCALVSEPLSAKLAREHNDANVIAMGARLTGIDMAKACLTAFLTTEFAGDRHARRVDKLSNPPQLETSR; from the coding sequence ATGCGCATTGCGATTGCCTCTGACCATGCCGCTTATGAGCTGAAGGCGCTGCTCGCCGACTGGCTGCGCGGCGAAGGCCATGCGGTGGAGGATCTGGGCACCAACGGCCCTGACAGCGTCGATTACCCCGATTATGGCTATGCGCTGGGCGAAGCGATGGCCGCAGGCCGCGCCGACCGCGGCGTGGCGCTGTGCGGGTCGGGGATCGGCATCTCGATCTCGGTCAACCGCAACCCGGCGGCGCGCTGCGCCTTGGTGTCCGAGCCGCTATCGGCCAAGCTGGCGCGCGAGCATAATGACGCAAATGTCATTGCGATGGGCGCCCGGCTGACCGGCATCGATATGGCCAAGGCGTGCCTGACCGCGTTCCTGACCACCGAATTCGCCGGTGACCGCCACGCGCGCCGCGTCGACAAACTATCTAATCCGCCTCAACTGGAGACCAGCCGATGA
- the rpsD gene encoding 30S ribosomal protein S4 yields MSKRQSAKYKLDRRMGENIWGRPKSPVNRREYGPGQHGQRRKGKVSDFGIQLRAKQKLKGYYGDITEKQFKKNYFEASRMKGDTGQNLIGLLERRLDAVVYRSKFTPTIFSARQLVSHGHVYVNGVKCNIASRLVKPGDEVTLGKKAQEMALVAEAQSLPERDLPEYLSVDGTKSTYVRVPTLDEVPYPVKMEPNLVVEFYSR; encoded by the coding sequence ATGTCGAAGCGCCAGAGCGCCAAGTATAAACTCGACCGCCGGATGGGCGAGAACATCTGGGGTCGCCCCAAGAGCCCGGTCAACCGCCGCGAATATGGCCCCGGCCAGCACGGCCAGCGCCGCAAGGGCAAGGTGTCGGATTTCGGCATCCAGCTGCGCGCGAAGCAGAAGCTGAAGGGCTATTACGGCGACATCACCGAAAAGCAGTTCAAGAAGAACTATTTCGAAGCGTCGCGGATGAAGGGCGACACCGGCCAGAACCTGATCGGCCTGCTCGAACGCCGCCTCGACGCGGTCGTCTATCGCTCGAAATTCACCCCGACGATCTTTTCGGCGCGTCAGTTGGTCAGCCACGGTCACGTCTATGTGAATGGCGTGAAGTGCAACATCGCCAGCCGCCTGGTGAAGCCGGGCGACGAAGTCACCCTGGGCAAAAAGGCACAGGAAATGGCGCTGGTCGCCGAAGCGCAGAGCCTGCCCGAACGCGACCTGCCCGAATATCTGTCGGTTGACGGCACCAAATCGACCTATGTCCGCGTCCCGACGCTCGACGAAGTGCCCTATCCGGTGAAGATGGAGCCCAATCTGGTCGTCGAATTCTATTCGCGCTGA
- a CDS encoding DNA polymerase III subunit gamma/tau: MSDSADDEPTMLGMDLPEVKPQASSGPYRVLARKYRPQTFAELIGQDAMVRTLGNAIARDRLAHAFLMTGVRGVGKTSTARLIAKALNCIGADGQGGPTIDPCGVCEPCRAITEGRHIDVIEMDAASNTGVDDVREIIEAVRYAAVSARYKIYIIDEVHMLSRNAFNALLKTLEEPPPHVKFLFATTEVNKVPVTVLSRCQRFDLRRITPDMLFAHFSAILQKEGVEAEAPAIWLIANAAEGSVRDGLSILDQAIAHADLDGGGMISAAQVRVMLGLSDRTSIAQLMASILEGDSGAAIDLARAQYALGIEPVAMVRGLMDLTHAVTLAKVSRHDDPALAEADRERIGDWAQKLGFAPLNRLWQLLLKGHDEVLRANNPLEHLEMLLLRVIYAAAMPDPGELAKLLESGRLPTMPLAAPAAATGSETAVAAPVAEAAPAADVPAMSLTIAQIHQLLESSGNHRLAVQVHDHLRVVELEPGQLVFAAVPALSPAFPRDLGDALLAATGSRWHVRAGEGEARPSLGEVRAATAADNDARIRELPVVKAALAAFPDASLEDPADNRHKSNP; this comes from the coding sequence ATGAGCGATTCCGCCGACGACGAACCGACGATGCTGGGGATGGACCTGCCCGAGGTGAAGCCGCAGGCTTCCAGCGGCCCGTACCGCGTTCTCGCCCGCAAATATCGCCCGCAAACCTTTGCCGAACTGATCGGGCAGGATGCGATGGTGCGCACCCTGGGCAATGCGATCGCGCGCGACCGGCTGGCGCATGCCTTTCTGATGACCGGGGTTCGCGGGGTTGGCAAGACGTCGACCGCGCGCCTGATTGCCAAGGCGCTCAATTGCATCGGCGCCGACGGGCAGGGCGGGCCGACGATCGACCCGTGCGGGGTGTGCGAGCCGTGCCGCGCGATCACCGAGGGTCGTCATATCGATGTGATCGAGATGGACGCCGCGTCGAACACCGGCGTCGACGATGTGCGCGAGATTATCGAGGCGGTGCGCTATGCCGCGGTGTCGGCGCGCTACAAGATCTATATCATCGACGAAGTGCATATGTTGTCGCGTAACGCCTTCAATGCGCTCTTGAAAACGCTCGAAGAACCGCCGCCGCATGTCAAATTCCTGTTCGCGACCACCGAAGTGAACAAGGTGCCGGTGACCGTGCTGTCGCGCTGCCAGCGGTTCGATTTGCGCCGCATCACCCCCGACATGCTGTTCGCCCATTTCAGCGCAATCCTGCAAAAGGAAGGCGTCGAGGCCGAGGCACCCGCGATCTGGCTGATCGCCAATGCGGCCGAAGGGTCGGTGCGCGACGGACTCTCGATCCTCGATCAGGCGATCGCGCATGCCGATCTCGACGGGGGCGGCATGATCAGCGCGGCGCAGGTGCGCGTGATGCTGGGCCTGTCGGACCGGACGTCGATCGCCCAGCTGATGGCGTCGATCCTGGAAGGGGATAGCGGCGCTGCCATCGATCTCGCCCGCGCGCAATATGCGCTGGGGATCGAGCCGGTGGCGATGGTGCGCGGGTTGATGGACCTGACCCACGCGGTGACGCTTGCGAAAGTGTCACGCCACGACGATCCCGCGCTGGCCGAGGCTGACCGCGAACGTATCGGTGACTGGGCGCAAAAGTTGGGCTTCGCGCCGCTGAACCGGCTGTGGCAGCTGCTGCTCAAGGGGCATGACGAGGTGCTGCGCGCCAACAATCCGCTCGAGCATCTGGAAATGCTGCTGCTGCGGGTGATTTATGCCGCGGCAATGCCCGATCCCGGCGAATTGGCGAAGCTGCTGGAATCGGGGCGGCTGCCGACGATGCCGCTGGCGGCGCCCGCGGCCGCGACGGGCTCGGAGACCGCGGTCGCAGCGCCGGTTGCCGAGGCCGCACCAGCGGCGGATGTCCCCGCAATGTCGTTGACGATCGCGCAAATCCACCAGTTGCTCGAAAGCAGTGGCAATCATCGCCTCGCCGTGCAGGTGCACGATCATTTGCGGGTCGTTGAACTTGAACCAGGGCAGCTGGTTTTCGCCGCCGTCCCGGCGCTGTCGCCAGCGTTTCCGCGCGACCTTGGCGACGCGCTGCTCGCTGCCACCGGCAGCCGCTGGCATGTTCGCGCCGGAGAGGGGGAGGCCCGGCCCAGCCTGGGCGAGGTGCGCGCCGCGACCGCTGCGGACAATGACGCGCGGATTCGTGAACTGCCGGTGGTGAAGGCCGCACTGGCGGCTTTTCCCGACGCCAGCCTTGAAGACCCCGCCGACAATCGCCATAAGTCCAATCCATGA
- a CDS encoding YbaB/EbfC family nucleoid-associated protein — translation MKSIEEMMKAAQEAAATVQAQMQEAQAKLDSVEVEGVSGGGLVRILASAKGRIKSISIDDSLIVPSDKQMLEDLLAAAFNDAREKADRVSNEEMGKMTSGLPLPPGFKLPF, via the coding sequence ATGAAATCGATCGAAGAAATGATGAAGGCGGCGCAGGAAGCCGCCGCCACGGTGCAGGCCCAGATGCAGGAGGCGCAGGCGAAGCTCGATAGTGTCGAGGTCGAGGGCGTGTCAGGTGGCGGTCTGGTGCGGATTTTGGCCAGCGCCAAGGGCCGGATCAAGTCGATCAGCATCGACGACAGCCTGATCGTGCCTTCGGACAAGCAGATGCTCGAAGATTTGCTCGCCGCTGCGTTCAACGACGCGCGTGAAAAGGCCGACCGGGTCAGCAACGAGGAAATGGGCAAGATGACCAGCGGCCTGCCGCTGCCCCCGGGCTTCAAGCTGCCGTTTTAA
- a CDS encoding aminotransferase class V-fold PLP-dependent enzyme yields MIYLDYQATTPLAPEAREAMMRWLDDDGFANPSSTHKAGRAAAAAVEVARDQVAALLPENGRVFFTSGATEALNWALLRGAEIMPGGVAGLSIEHAASLQCLERLHAAILPVDADGVALPPDDALIPDTGIVAAMLVNNEVGTIQPVAELAAAAHAKNSLLLCDAVQGYGRVAIPDGADLIAISAHKVHGPKGIGALWIKDGVDLPPLMFGGAQEQGMRSGTVSPALCAGFGAAAALAAERQDEDAAHVERLWSLARDMLPEWTLNGDADARYHGNLNMRREGVSGLRLMSDARNVAFSLGSACGSGSGKVSHVLRAMGIGEADARASIRLGWGRYTSEQELRDGLTVIKDAARLQGVT; encoded by the coding sequence ATGATCTACCTCGATTACCAGGCCACGACGCCGCTCGCCCCCGAAGCGCGCGAGGCGATGATGCGCTGGCTTGACGATGACGGCTTTGCCAACCCATCGAGCACCCACAAGGCCGGGCGCGCCGCCGCCGCCGCGGTTGAGGTCGCGCGCGATCAGGTCGCGGCGCTACTCCCTGAAAATGGCCGCGTCTTTTTCACCTCCGGCGCTACCGAGGCGCTCAACTGGGCGTTGCTGCGCGGCGCCGAGATCATGCCGGGCGGTGTCGCGGGGCTGAGCATCGAACATGCCGCGTCGCTGCAATGCCTCGAACGGCTTCACGCCGCGATCCTGCCGGTCGATGCCGACGGCGTCGCGTTGCCGCCCGACGACGCGCTGATCCCCGATACCGGCATCGTCGCCGCAATGCTGGTGAACAATGAGGTCGGCACGATCCAGCCGGTCGCCGAACTTGCCGCCGCCGCCCATGCGAAGAACAGCCTGCTGCTCTGCGATGCGGTGCAGGGCTATGGCCGCGTCGCGATCCCCGACGGCGCCGACCTGATCGCCATCTCGGCGCACAAGGTTCACGGGCCCAAGGGCATCGGCGCGCTGTGGATTAAGGACGGGGTCGACCTGCCGCCGCTGATGTTCGGCGGCGCACAGGAACAGGGGATGCGATCGGGCACCGTGTCGCCCGCGCTGTGCGCCGGCTTCGGCGCCGCTGCGGCGCTGGCCGCCGAGCGACAGGATGAGGACGCGGCGCATGTCGAGCGGCTATGGTCGCTGGCGCGCGACATGCTGCCCGAATGGACGCTCAACGGCGATGCCGACGCGCGCTATCACGGCAACCTCAACATGCGGCGCGAGGGCGTCAGCGGCCTCCGCCTGATGTCCGACGCGCGCAATGTCGCCTTCTCGCTCGGCAGTGCGTGCGGCAGCGGGTCGGGCAAGGTCAGCCATGTGCTGCGCGCGATGGGGATCGGCGAGGCCGACGCGCGCGCCTCGATCCGCCTTGGCTGGGGGCGCTACACGTCGGAACAGGAATTGCGCGACGGCCTGACCGTGATCAAGGACGCCGCGCGGTTGCAAGGGGTTACTTGA
- a CDS encoding TrmH family RNA methyltransferase, producing MPPVIILVRPQLGENIGKAARAMLNFGLTELRLVAPRDGWPNPDAGPAAAGADIVLAEAQVFASLAEAVADCTTIYATTVRKRGVAKPVLTPEAAAQAVHASAGRSAYVFGAERSGLDTDDVALAHAIVTVPINPKFASLNLAQAVILLAYEWSKHAPSEAEGGVALASPPEVPLDPVAPHAELEELIQHLVRDLDASGYFVPPERTEATLRTLRTALTKTGWSHNDIRMMHGVITSLGRAPRPR from the coding sequence TTGCCCCCCGTCATCATCCTCGTCCGCCCGCAGCTTGGCGAAAATATCGGCAAGGCGGCGCGCGCGATGCTCAATTTCGGGCTGACCGAATTGCGCCTGGTCGCCCCGCGCGACGGCTGGCCCAATCCTGACGCGGGTCCGGCGGCGGCAGGTGCCGACATTGTGCTGGCAGAGGCGCAGGTGTTTGCCAGCCTTGCCGAGGCGGTGGCCGATTGCACCACCATCTATGCCACCACGGTGCGCAAGCGCGGCGTCGCCAAGCCGGTGCTGACCCCCGAAGCCGCGGCGCAGGCAGTCCACGCCAGCGCGGGCCGTTCGGCCTATGTCTTTGGCGCCGAACGATCGGGGCTCGATACTGACGATGTCGCGCTGGCGCATGCCATCGTCACGGTGCCGATCAACCCCAAATTCGCGTCGCTCAATCTGGCGCAGGCGGTGATCCTGCTCGCCTATGAATGGTCGAAACACGCGCCGAGCGAAGCCGAGGGCGGTGTAGCGCTGGCCAGCCCGCCGGAGGTGCCGCTCGATCCCGTCGCCCCGCACGCTGAACTGGAGGAACTGATCCAGCATCTGGTTCGCGATCTGGACGCCAGCGGCTATTTCGTGCCGCCGGAACGGACGGAGGCGACGCTGCGCACCCTGCGCACCGCCCTGACCAAGACCGGGTGGTCGCACAATGATATCAGGATGATGCACGGGGTCATCACCAGTCTTGGCAGAGCGCCGCGACCACGATAG
- a CDS encoding 2Fe-2S iron-sulfur cluster-binding protein, whose amino-acid sequence MMRVTFIHADGKERTEAEAEPGSILLDVAQAHLMPLEGTCEGQMACSTCHVIVAKEDFDCLPPASEMEEDMLDLATGVRRTSRLACQILLTEAMDGLTVHIPGESRNMQGPR is encoded by the coding sequence TTGATGCGCGTCACTTTCATCCACGCCGATGGCAAAGAGCGCACCGAGGCAGAGGCGGAACCCGGCAGCATCCTGCTTGACGTCGCGCAGGCGCATCTGATGCCGCTGGAGGGGACGTGCGAGGGCCAAATGGCCTGCTCAACCTGCCATGTCATCGTCGCCAAAGAGGATTTTGACTGCCTGCCGCCCGCCAGCGAGATGGAGGAGGACATGCTCGACCTGGCCACGGGGGTGCGCCGGACCAGCCGTCTCGCGTGCCAGATTTTGCTGACCGAGGCGATGGACGGGCTGACGGTGCATATTCCGGGGGAAAGTCGCAATATGCAGGGGCCGCGGTGA
- a CDS encoding chorismate mutase: MTAAKSPETCETMIDVRAGVDDVDRQLVALLVRRFGYMDAAARIKEDRAAVRDEARKAEVLDNVAREAAAAGLAPERLRAVWNELVEQSIAYEAAKWDQIRADR, from the coding sequence ATGACCGCTGCCAAATCTCCCGAAACCTGCGAAACCATGATCGATGTGCGCGCCGGGGTCGATGACGTCGATCGCCAGCTTGTCGCGCTGCTCGTCCGGCGGTTCGGCTATATGGACGCCGCCGCGCGGATCAAGGAAGACCGCGCCGCGGTGCGCGACGAAGCGCGCAAGGCCGAAGTGCTTGACAATGTCGCGCGCGAAGCCGCGGCCGCCGGGCTGGCGCCCGAACGGCTGCGCGCGGTATGGAACGAACTGGTCGAACAATCGATCGCGTATGAGGCCGCCAAGTGGGACCAAATCCGCGCCGATCGCTGA
- the glyA gene encoding serine hydroxymethyltransferase translates to MTTDTLNKPIKSAGYFTDGVGTVDPAVAAAMKHELEREQYQIELIASENIVSKAVLEAQGSVFTNKYAEGYPGRRYYQGCAPSDEVETLAIDRAKQLFDCGYANVQPHSGAQANGAVMLALTKPGATILGMSLDAGGHLTHGAPPAMSGKWFNAVQYGVRADDHLVDFDRVEALAKEHRPALIIAGGSAYPRTLDFARFRKIADDVGALLMVDMAHFAGLVAGGVHPSPLPHAHVVTTTTHKTLRGPRGGMILTNDEAIAKRINSAVFPGLQGGPLMHVIAAKAVAFGEALRPDFKDYAKATVANAQALAARLKARGADIVAGGTDTHLALVDLRPLGITGRDADEALERSAITCNKNGVPFDPLPPVKTSGIRVGSPAGTTRGFGVAEFEDIGDMVADVLEALRDKGEHGDADVEANVRGRVRALCERFPIYQG, encoded by the coding sequence ATGACCACCGACACGCTGAACAAGCCCATCAAATCGGCAGGCTATTTCACCGACGGCGTCGGCACGGTCGATCCTGCGGTCGCGGCGGCGATGAAGCATGAACTTGAACGCGAGCAATATCAGATCGAACTGATCGCCAGCGAAAATATCGTGTCGAAAGCGGTGCTCGAAGCGCAAGGCTCGGTGTTCACCAACAAATATGCCGAAGGCTATCCCGGCCGCCGTTACTATCAGGGCTGCGCCCCGTCGGACGAGGTCGAAACCCTCGCGATCGACCGCGCGAAGCAGCTGTTCGATTGCGGCTATGCCAATGTCCAGCCGCATTCGGGGGCGCAGGCCAATGGCGCGGTGATGCTCGCGCTGACCAAGCCGGGCGCAACGATCCTGGGGATGAGTCTCGACGCCGGTGGCCACCTGACCCACGGCGCACCGCCCGCGATGTCGGGCAAATGGTTCAACGCGGTGCAATATGGCGTGCGCGCCGACGACCATCTGGTCGATTTCGATCGGGTCGAGGCGCTGGCGAAGGAACATCGCCCTGCCCTGATCATCGCGGGCGGTTCGGCCTATCCGCGCACGCTCGATTTTGCCCGCTTCCGCAAGATTGCCGACGATGTCGGCGCGCTGCTGATGGTCGACATGGCGCATTTTGCAGGCCTTGTCGCAGGCGGTGTCCATCCCTCGCCGCTCCCGCACGCGCATGTCGTCACCACGACGACGCACAAGACGCTCCGCGGCCCGCGCGGCGGCATGATCCTGACCAACGACGAAGCGATCGCAAAGCGGATCAATTCGGCGGTGTTCCCTGGGCTGCAAGGCGGCCCGCTGATGCATGTCATCGCCGCCAAAGCGGTCGCGTTCGGCGAAGCGCTGCGCCCCGATTTCAAGGATTATGCCAAGGCCACCGTCGCCAATGCGCAGGCGCTGGCGGCCCGGTTGAAGGCACGCGGCGCGGACATCGTCGCGGGCGGCACCGATACCCACCTCGCGCTGGTCGACCTGCGCCCGCTGGGCATCACCGGCCGCGACGCCGACGAGGCGCTGGAGCGCAGCGCGATCACCTGCAACAAGAATGGCGTGCCGTTCGATCCGCTGCCGCCGGTCAAGACCAGCGGCATCCGCGTCGGTTCGCCCGCAGGCACGACGCGCGGCTTCGGCGTCGCCGAGTTCGAGGACATCGGCGACATGGTGGCCGATGTGCTTGAAGCGCTGCGCGACAAGGGCGAGCATGGCGACGCCGATGTCGAAGCCAATGTGCGCGGCCGCGTGCGCGCGCTGTGCGAACGCTTCCCGATCTATCAGGGATAA
- a CDS encoding alpha/beta hydrolase produces MPDVIFPGPEGRIEGRFSPPPRPRAPVALILHPHPQGGGTMNDRITQAMYKSFVARGFAVLRFNFRGVGRSQGTFDNGIGELSDAASALDWVQSIHPEAQTTWIAGFSFGAWIGMQLLMRRPEIRGFLSVAPPANMYDFSFLAPCPSSGIIVAGGQDEIVPPVAVQKLVDKLRTQKGITIHHDEIPRANHFFEHELDQLMKSLDNYLDMRLAPDSPIR; encoded by the coding sequence ATGCCCGACGTGATTTTCCCCGGCCCCGAGGGCCGTATCGAAGGCCGTTTCTCGCCGCCGCCGCGCCCGCGCGCGCCGGTTGCGCTGATCCTGCATCCGCACCCGCAGGGAGGCGGCACGATGAACGACCGCATCACCCAGGCGATGTACAAGAGCTTCGTCGCGCGCGGCTTTGCCGTGCTGCGCTTCAACTTTCGCGGCGTCGGCCGCAGCCAGGGGACGTTCGACAATGGCATCGGCGAGCTGAGCGATGCCGCTTCGGCGCTCGACTGGGTCCAGTCGATCCATCCCGAAGCGCAGACGACGTGGATCGCGGGTTTCAGCTTTGGTGCGTGGATCGGCATGCAATTGCTGATGCGCCGCCCCGAAATCCGCGGCTTCCTGTCGGTCGCGCCGCCGGCCAACATGTACGACTTCAGCTTCCTTGCCCCCTGCCCATCGTCGGGCATCATCGTCGCGGGCGGCCAGGACGAAATCGTTCCGCCGGTCGCGGTGCAAAAGCTGGTCGACAAGCTGCGCACGCAAAAAGGCATTACGATCCATCACGACGAAATCCCGCGCGCCAATCACTTCTTCGAGCATGAGCTCGACCAGCTGATGAAGTCGCTCGACAATTATCTGGATATGCGGCTGGCCCCCGATTCGCCGATCCGCTGA
- the nrdR gene encoding transcriptional regulator NrdR produces MRCPYCGHENSQVKDSRPTEDGAAIRRRRQCEDCGARFTTFERIQLREVGVLKADGRREPFDREKLMRSIQIACRKRPIDGARIERLVSGIQRQLETSGDSEVQAAQIGAMVMEALKGFDSVAYIRFASVYREFTEAKDFEEFASSVTEAAHKS; encoded by the coding sequence ATGCGTTGCCCCTATTGCGGCCATGAAAACAGCCAGGTGAAGGACAGCCGCCCAACCGAGGACGGCGCCGCGATTCGCCGCCGCCGCCAGTGCGAGGATTGCGGCGCGCGCTTCACGACGTTCGAGCGTATTCAGCTGCGCGAAGTCGGCGTGCTCAAGGCCGATGGCCGCCGCGAGCCGTTCGATCGCGAGAAACTGATGCGCAGCATCCAGATCGCGTGCCGCAAGCGCCCGATCGACGGGGCGCGGATCGAACGGCTGGTGTCCGGAATCCAGCGCCAGCTCGAAACGTCAGGCGACAGCGAAGTCCAGGCGGCGCAGATCGGCGCGATGGTGATGGAAGCGCTGAAAGGCTTCGACAGTGTCGCCTATATCCGCTTTGCCAGCGTCTACCGCGAATTCACCGAAGCCAAGGATTTCGAAGAATTTGCGTCGTCGGTGACCGAAGCGGCGCATAAGAGTTAG